One part of the Polycyclovorans algicola TG408 genome encodes these proteins:
- the nth gene encoding endonuclease III: MNKLSRAEFYRRLQAANPAPTTELKFNSPFELLVAVVLSAQATDVGVNKAMARLFPVANTPQAILALGEERLRDFIKTIGLFKTKAKNVMGLCQQLIDLHGGQVPRDRDALEALPGVGRKTANVVLNTAFGEATIAVDTHIFRVSNRTGLAKGKTVRAVEDRLVKVTPAEYARDAHHWLILHGRYVCKARKPECWRCAVIDLCDHRPKTPAPADWPAPLTP; the protein is encoded by the coding sequence ATGAACAAGCTCAGTCGTGCCGAGTTCTACCGGCGCCTGCAGGCGGCCAATCCGGCACCCACCACCGAGCTGAAATTCAACTCGCCCTTCGAGCTGCTGGTGGCGGTGGTGCTGTCGGCGCAGGCGACCGACGTCGGCGTCAACAAGGCCATGGCCAGACTCTTTCCGGTGGCCAACACCCCGCAGGCGATTCTTGCGCTGGGCGAAGAACGGCTGCGTGACTTCATCAAGACCATCGGCCTGTTCAAGACCAAGGCGAAGAACGTGATGGGCCTGTGCCAGCAGTTGATCGACCTGCACGGCGGCCAGGTCCCGCGTGACCGCGATGCCCTCGAAGCCCTGCCCGGCGTTGGCCGCAAAACCGCCAACGTGGTGCTCAACACCGCCTTCGGTGAAGCGACCATTGCGGTCGACACGCACATCTTCAGGGTGTCGAATCGCACCGGGCTGGCCAAGGGCAAAACCGTGCGTGCGGTGGAAGACCGTCTGGTCAAGGTCACGCCGGCCGAGTACGCGCGCGACGCGCACCACTGGCTGATCCTGCACGGGCGCTACGTCTGCAAGGCACGCAAGCCCGAGTGCTGGCGCTGCGCAGTCATCGACCTGTGCGACCATCGCCCCAAGACCCCCGCCCCGGCCGACTGGCCCGCACCGCTCACGCCATGA
- a CDS encoding GNAT family N-acetyltransferase: MRVIEVRSAEARDEAALWELIRAFPTPTPISADAYARMFQRKLDDPCALIAVARQGETLVGYVSGHKHSAFYAAGDTAWVDEIFVVNHGRRMGVGRSLMTAFESWADDVGCKLASLATIGAADFYRALGYATKAGYFKKYLGDGKQSTEPSRQAK; encoded by the coding sequence GTGAGGGTGATTGAGGTTCGTTCGGCTGAAGCGAGAGACGAAGCGGCGCTCTGGGAATTGATACGCGCCTTCCCGACGCCCACTCCGATCAGCGCCGATGCCTATGCCCGCATGTTTCAACGCAAGCTCGACGATCCATGCGCCTTGATTGCGGTAGCCCGACAAGGCGAAACGCTCGTTGGCTATGTGTCGGGCCACAAGCATTCGGCGTTTTATGCGGCGGGTGACACGGCTTGGGTGGACGAGATTTTCGTTGTCAATCACGGGCGGCGCATGGGCGTCGGGCGATCGCTGATGACTGCATTCGAATCATGGGCTGACGATGTTGGCTGCAAGCTAGCGTCGCTGGCAACCATCGGCGCGGCGGACTTCTATCGCGCCTTGGGCTACGCCACCAAGGCCGGGTATTTCAAAAAGTATCTTGGCGACGGCAAGCAATCGACCGAGCCGAGCCGCCAGGCAAAGTAA
- a CDS encoding electron transport complex subunit E has translation MNLSKLVRDGLWTNNPGLVQLLGLCPLLAVSNNFVNALSLGLATLFVLTASNLTVSAIRNVVRPEIRIPVFVMVIASLVTLVELVMNAYFQTLYDILGIFLPIITTNCAIIGRAEAFASKNRVGPALIDGFMMGLGFLLVLVVLGGAREILSLGTLGQGLNLLLGAGFEDAYWTLIPNTDGLLLAALPPGAFIGLGLLIALKNFIDARVKRWRQPSPVASAAAPAGA, from the coding sequence ATGAACCTGAGCAAGCTCGTCCGTGACGGTCTGTGGACCAACAACCCCGGCCTGGTGCAATTGCTGGGCCTGTGCCCGCTGCTGGCGGTGAGCAACAACTTCGTCAACGCGCTGTCGCTGGGGCTGGCGACCCTGTTTGTGCTGACCGCCTCCAACCTGACCGTGTCGGCCATCCGCAACGTCGTGCGCCCCGAGATTCGCATTCCGGTGTTCGTCATGGTCATCGCCTCACTGGTGACCCTGGTCGAGCTGGTGATGAACGCCTACTTCCAGACGCTTTACGACATCCTTGGCATCTTCCTGCCGATCATCACGACCAACTGCGCCATCATCGGCCGCGCCGAAGCCTTCGCCTCGAAGAACCGTGTCGGACCGGCGCTGATCGACGGCTTCATGATGGGGCTGGGTTTTCTGCTGGTGCTGGTGGTGTTGGGCGGCGCGCGTGAAATTCTGTCGCTGGGCACGCTCGGCCAGGGCCTGAACCTGCTGCTGGGCGCCGGTTTTGAAGACGCCTACTGGACGCTGATTCCCAACACCGACGGCCTGCTGCTGGCCGCGCTGCCACCCGGTGCGTTCATTGGCCTGGGCCTGCTGATTGCCCTGAAAAACTTCATCGACGCGCGCGTCAAACGCTGGCGCCAGCCGTCGCCCGTCGCGTCCGCCGCCGCCCCCGCCGGCGCATGA
- a CDS encoding DJ-1/PfpI family protein, with translation MKIACFLYPQFTSIDMIGPITAWHFAPGVEFEFIAAQTGPIVTDTGLAFVATHDYQSASANPDVVFVPGGGLPTFEALQDDTLLDAIARAGAHAQWVTSVCTGSLLLGAAGLLNGYRSACHWYARPWLEQFGAIPDPARVVIDRNRASGGGVTAGLDFGLRMAAEWGGEPAGRLVELVMEYAPEPPFQTGRPELADEMTLATARGMLAPLMPEALVVKAAQRRRG, from the coding sequence ATGAAAATCGCCTGCTTTCTCTACCCGCAGTTCACCTCTATCGACATGATCGGGCCGATCACCGCGTGGCACTTCGCACCCGGCGTTGAGTTTGAATTCATTGCCGCGCAAACGGGTCCCATCGTCACCGACACCGGTCTGGCCTTCGTCGCCACCCACGACTACCAAAGCGCGTCGGCCAACCCCGACGTGGTGTTTGTGCCCGGCGGCGGCCTGCCCACCTTCGAGGCGCTGCAGGACGATACCCTGCTCGATGCCATTGCCCGCGCCGGCGCTCACGCCCAGTGGGTCACCAGCGTCTGCACCGGCTCGCTGCTGCTCGGCGCGGCAGGTTTGTTGAACGGCTACCGGTCGGCATGCCACTGGTACGCGCGGCCGTGGCTGGAACAATTTGGCGCCATCCCCGACCCGGCGCGGGTGGTCATCGACCGCAACCGTGCCAGTGGTGGCGGCGTCACCGCCGGCCTCGATTTCGGCCTGCGCATGGCGGCCGAGTGGGGCGGTGAGCCGGCCGGTCGACTGGTCGAACTGGTCATGGAATACGCGCCCGAGCCACCGTTCCAGACCGGACGTCCGGAGCTCGCGGATGAGATGACGCTTGCCACGGCACGCGGAATGTTGGCGCCGCTGATGCCGGAAGCGCTGGTGGTCAAGGCCGCGCAGCGTCGGCGCGGATGA
- the rsxG gene encoding electron transport complex subunit RsxG has protein sequence MSGAVHVRQMLKSGGLLAAFGVVTAALLAGVYGLTKDQIAAAQQARLLRELQAVLSAERYDNDLALDTLTLDDPRLGGRSTVYRARLDGRPAASIFTVVAPDGYSGDIRLLVGVTPDGTVTGVRVTEHRETPGLGDKIELRKNDWILAFTGRSLGDPAAERWTVRKDGGAFDQFTGATITPRAVVAAVARTLTVTAERQHEWWDDAPATTPDPEARDTP, from the coding sequence ATGAGCGGCGCCGTGCACGTCCGGCAAATGCTGAAATCCGGCGGCCTGCTGGCGGCTTTCGGTGTGGTCACCGCCGCACTGTTGGCCGGCGTCTACGGCCTCACCAAAGACCAGATCGCCGCCGCGCAGCAGGCGCGTCTGCTGCGCGAATTGCAGGCGGTGCTGTCGGCCGAACGCTACGACAATGACCTGGCGCTGGACACGCTGACCCTGGACGACCCGCGCCTCGGCGGGCGCAGCACGGTGTACCGCGCGCGCCTTGATGGCCGACCGGCCGCCAGCATCTTTACGGTCGTCGCACCCGACGGTTACAGCGGCGATATCCGCCTGTTGGTGGGCGTCACGCCCGACGGCACCGTGACCGGCGTGCGTGTCACCGAGCACCGCGAAACCCCCGGCCTTGGCGACAAGATCGAACTGCGCAAGAACGACTGGATTCTGGCCTTCACCGGCCGCTCGCTGGGCGACCCGGCGGCTGAGCGATGGACCGTCCGCAAGGACGGCGGCGCCTTCGACCAGTTCACCGGCGCGACCATCACGCCGCGTGCGGTGGTTGCGGCCGTGGCCCGCACGCTTACCGTTACCGCCGAACGCCAGCACGAATGGTGGGACGATGCGCCCGCCACGACCCCTGACCCGGAGGCCCGCGACACGCCATGA